The stretch of DNA GTCGCGCATGAACGATGATCGAAAGGGCCATAGGATGATGAAGAAACTGCTTTGCGGGAGCGGCCTGTTCGCGCTGTCCATCGGTTCGGCGCACGCGCAGGTCGCCTACGAACTGGATCTGGCCAAGGCGGAATGGCAGCGCGGCGAAGTGACGGCGGTCTTCCCCGACCCCGACGGTGCCACGCTCGATGTGAAGATGCCCGCGTGGCGGACCGGCCGTTACACCATCATCGACCAGGCCAACGGCGTCCGCGACTTTGCCGCCACCGGTGCCGACGGAAGGGCGCTTGGCTGGGAAAAGGTCGACAAGTCGACGTGGCGGATCGATGCGCGCGGGCAGGGGCCGATCAAGGTGAGCTATCGCATCCACGCAGACCAGTTGGGAGACCGCCTTCGCCACTTCGACGACAGTCATGCCTATTTCAATGCGGCCGGGATTTTCGTCTACGCGGACGAGACCCGGGACGAGCCGATCACGGTGGCGCTGGAGGTTCCCCAGAACTGGCAAAGCTGGTCGGGACTGGACCGGACCGGACCGCACAGCTTTTCCGCTCCCGACTACGACGTCTTCGCCGACGATCCGATCGAAACGGGCCTCAGCGAACGCGTCACGTTCGAGGCGGACGGGATCGACTATGCGCTGGTGCGCTGGGGCGGCGGCAATCTCGACCTCGCCGCGGCGCAGCGCGACCTGGCCGCGATCGGGCGCGCCAGCCAGGAGATCTGGGACGGCTATCCCTTCGAGAATTATCTCTACATCGTCCACGCGACCGACGATGTCGGCGGAGCGACCGAATATGCGCGGTCGACCATCATGCAACGGCCGCGGAACAGCTTTGCCGGCGGCGGGTATCGCAGCTTCCTGACAACGGCCGCGCACGAGCTGATCCATGCATGGAACGTGAAGGGGTATCGCGCGGCGGGGATGAACCCGTACGATTATCAGACCGAGAACTATACCGATCTGTTGTGGCTGACCGAAGGTTCGACCAGCTATTTCTCCTACCTGATGATGGCGTGGGCCGATCTGGTCAGCGTCGAAGAGACGCTGGGCACGCTGGAAGGACAGATGCGGTCCAACGCGCTGACTCCGGGACGCGAGGTGCAGTCGCTACGCCAAGCGTCGATGGACGAATGGATCGGGGCGCCCGGCGACATGAGCTACAACGATTCGATCAGCATCTATCGCGAAGGGGCCATCGCCTCGATGTTGCTGGACCTGGAAATGATCGCGCGGACCAATGGGCGGGTCAGTTATCGCGACGTCCACCAGCGCTTGTGGGAGCGGTTCCAGGCGGGGGACGGAGCGTTCACGAGCAATGAGGTGAAGGCGATCCTCCGCGAACTGACAGGGTCGGACTGGAACGACTGGTGGGCGGCGCATATCGATTCGCCGCTCTTGCCCGACTATGCCGCCGCGCTGGCGCCGGTGGGGCTGCAACTCTCGCAGACCCGGTCCGCCGGCGCGACCACGGGCTGGCAGGTTCGGCAAGGCAATGCGGGTGCGACGGTCGGCGCCGTTCCGCGCGGCGGCGCGGCGTGGGATGCAGGCTTCCGCTCGGGCGACGTCATCGTGACGATCGATGGCGAAGAAGCGACGCCGGAGATACTGGACGGGCTGAGCGAACGGTCGCCCGGCACGAGCGTGGGGGTCGGCTATCTGCGCCGCGGGGAACGGTCCGAGAAGATCCTGACGCTCGGCGCTCCCACCGTGTTGCCGGGGATCGAGGCGGTCGCCAATCCCACCGCGGATCAGGCGCGGTTGTTCGAAGCATGGATGCTCAAGCCGCACCCCAACGCTTCATAGAGAGCGGCCAATGAAAAAGGGCGGCAACGGAATGAACCGTTGCCGCCCTTTTTTCGGTGATCGCGTCGCGTAATTAGCGCGAGTAGAATTCGACGACCAGGTTCGGTTCCATGCGGACGGGGTAGGGCACCTCGTCGAGCGTGGGAACGCGGGTGAACGTGATCTGGTGGTCGCTGTCGATGCCGACATAGTCGGGGATGTCGCGCTCGGCGAGGCTCTGCGCTTCGAGCACCAGCGCCATTTCCTTGGCCTTTTCGCCCAGCGAGATTTCATCGCCGACGTCACAACGGCGGCTGGCGACGTTGCACTTCACGCCGTTGACGCGAATGTGACCGTGGCTGACCATCTGGCGCGCGGCCCAGATCGTCGGCGCGAACTTGGCGCGATAGACGATCATGTCGAGACGACGCTCGAGCAGGCCGATCAGGTTCTGCGAAGTATCGCCCTTCATGTTCGAGGCGTCCTGGAAGGTACGCTTGAACTGCTTTTCGGTGACGTCGCCGTAGTAGCCCTTGAGCTTCTGCTTGGCGCGCAGCTGCAGGCCGTAGTCGGACATCTTGCCCTTACGACGCTGGCCGTGCTGACCGGGACCATATTCGCGCTTGTTGACCGGGCTCTTGGGACGTCCGAAGACGTTTTCGCCCATGCGACGGTCGAGTTTATACTTGGCGCTCGTGCGCTTCGACATGCTATTTTCTCCAACTAGCTCAATCAAATGATCCGGAACGCTCCGACAGGCGAGCCTGCCGCGATCACCGCTTCACCGGATGTGCGGGATCAATTGCGTGCGCCGCCCTTAGCGGGGGGCGCACGCCGATGCAAGCTGTCAGCCTTCGGAGCGGCTGCGGGCCTGTTCCAGACGCTCGGTTCGGCGCTCGGCCTCGTCCTTGCTGATTTCCTGCCCGTCGGCACCGTAATAGACGGTCCTGCAGCTCTTGCGAGCGGCGCGGCTATCCATTCCGCGGCTCTCGGTACAGACGCGCTTCTTCTCGACCTCGAGGCTGGCGAGGTCGGTGGCGGGCGGGGCCAGCGGCGTCGGGGCGGCGGCCACCAGGGCGGCGATCAGCAGGGTAGACATAGTGAATTCTCGTTTCTAGGCGGTGGGGCGATACGCGAACGCATCGGGGTCGAGGATATGAACGACATCAAAATGCCGCGCGATTGCAACAGCATGGAGCAGGTCCGTGCGGGTGTCGACCATCTTGATCGGCAGTTCGTCGAAATGCTGGCGCGGCGGTTCGGCTATATGGACGCGGCCGCCCGCATCAAGCCGAACCGCGAGGCGGTGCGGGACGAAGCGCGCAAGGCAGAGGTCAAAGCAAAGGTGGACGACGCGGCGCGCGAACTAGGTGTCGACCGGGCGCTGGTCGAGCGGATCTACGAGGACCTTATCGAGACGAGCATCGCCCACGAGCTGATCGAGTATGACCGGCGCGATACGGCCCGGTAGGTTCAGATTCCGGGGGCGTTCGGGATACCCGTCTTCAGGTCTCCGCTCGTTTCCGCGTCCTGGAATGTCGTGAATTCCTGCCCGTCGCGACGCAGATCCTCGCGCATTTCCTGCATATTCGTCACTTCTTCTCGCCAGTCGCGCGGCGTCCGGCAGATCTTCTGCTTGAAGCGCGTTCCTGTCAGCCGGATCGACTTACAGACGGGCTTCGGAACTTCCTTTTCCACGACGATTTCCTCATCGGGAGCGGCATCCTCGATGGGTTGCGGCTGTCCGACCGAGGCGCTCGAGGCAAGCGTGGTCGCGAAAAGAACGGTCAGGATTGTCATCGTACGACTCCTTCTGATCGGAGCATCGTATATCTCTATCGCGCTGCCGTCAAAACCGCGTCTGACACGCGGCACCGTTGAAGTCGCATGGGCTAACGCGCGGGCTTTTCCAGCCCCTTGATGATCGAGAACAGCGCCTTGACCTCGCGGCTCGACCATTGGGGTTTCGTGAGCAAAGTGCGGATGGTCGCGCGGGTCGCCTCGGTGCGGTCCTCGGGGAAGAAATAACCGCGCTCCATCAACGCGCCGTCGAGATGACCGATCAGCGCGTTCAGTTCGCCCACAGGAGCAATGGGTTCGGCGTCCTTGCGGGTGGGCTGCGCCAGAGCGGCGCCGCGCGACCATTCGTAGGCGAGGAGGATGACGGCCTGCGCGAGATTGAGGCTGCCGAAGTCCGGATTGATAGGAACCGTGACGATCTTCTGCGCCAGATTGACGTCGGGGCCCTCGAGACCGGACCGTTCGGGGCCGAACAGGATCGCGCTGCGACCATCGGCGGCGTGCATCTCGCTCGCCATTTCCTCGGGCGTGACGACGGGGGTGTGAAGGTCGCGGCGGCGCACGGTCGAGGCATAGACGAGGCTGCAATCGGCCAGGGCATCGGCGGTCGTGTCGAAGACCTTGGCATCGTCGAGGATGCGGTCTGCGCCGCTGGCGGCGGGCCCGGCATCGGGGTTGGGCCATCCGTCGCGCGGGGCCACGAGGCGCATTTCGGTGAGCCCGAAGTTGAGCATGGCGCGCGCCGCCTTGCCGATATTCTGTCCGAGCTGCGGATGGACGAGGACGACGACCGGCGGGCGCGGATCACTCATCGTCGACGGAACCCGCGAAATTGGCGAAATCGCCGGCCTCCTTGAAGTCGCGATACACGCTGGCGAAGCGAATGTAGGCGACGTCGTCGAGTGCTTTCAGCCCGTCCATCACGGCCTCGCCGATCATGTCGGCGGGAACCTCGTCGCCCTGCGTTTCCAACTGTCGTTGGATCGAGTGGGCGAGACGTTCAATCTGCCCTTCCGAAATGTTGCGCTTGCGACAGGCATGCCGGATCGAGGCTTGCAGCTTGGCCTGTTCGAAGGGTTCGCGCTTGCCGTCCTTCTTGACGACGGTGAGATCGCGCAGCTGGACCCGTTCGAAGGTGGTGAAGCGCGCGCCGCAACCTTCGCACTGGCGCCGACGACGGATTGCGGCGCCGTCCTCGGACGGGCGCGAATCCTTCACCTGGCTCGCTTCATGGGTGCAGAAGGGGCAGCGCATCTAGCGGCCGGGGTAGATCGGGAAGCGGTCGCAGAGTACCTCGACGCGCTGTTTGACGTCGGCTTCGATCTGCGGATCGCCCGCGCCCCCGCTTTTCGCCACGCCGTCGAGCACGTCGGCCACCATGTCGCCGATCTGCCGGAACTCTTCCTCGCCGAACCCGCGGGTCGTCCCGGCGGGGCTGCCCACGCGGATGCCGCTGGTCTTCATCGGGGGAAGCGGGTCGTTCGGAACGCCATTCTTGTTGCAAGTGATGCCCGCGCGTTCGAGCGCTTCGTCGGCATCCTTGCCCGAGATGCCGAGCGGACGCAGGTCGATCAACCCGACGTGCGTGTCGGTACCGCCGGAGATGAGATCGGCACCGCGATTCTTCAAAGTCTCGCAGAGCACCTGGGCGTTGCGGATCACCTGCCGGGAATAGGTCTTGAATTCGGGGCGGAGCGCTTCGCCGAATGCGACCGCCTTGGCCGCGATGACGTGCATGAGGGGGCCGCCTTGCAGTCCCGGGAAGACGGCGCTGTTGAACTTCTTCCCGAGGCTTTCGTCCTGCGTGAGGATCATGCCGCCCCGCGGTCCACGCAGCGTCTTGTGGGTCGTGGTGGTGACGACATGCGCATGAGGAAGAGGCGAGGGATGCTCGCCCGCCGCGACGAGGCCGGCGAAGTGGGCCATGTCGACGTGGAGATAGGCGTCGACGCTGTCGGCGATATCGCGGAACCGTTCGAAGTCGATCGTGCGCGGGTAGGCGCTGCCGCCCGCGATGATGAGCTTGGGGCGATGGTCCTTCGCCAGCCGTGCGACTTCGTCATAGTCGATGAGATGGTCGTCCTCGCGTACGCCATACTGAACCGCATCAAACCATTTGCCCGACTGTGCCGGCTTGGCTCCGTGGGTCAGGTGACCGCCGGCATCGAGACTCATGCCGAGGATGGTGTCGCCGGGCTTGATGAGGGCGAGATTGACCGCGCCGTTCGCCTGCGCACCCGAATGGGGCTGAACGTTGGCGTAAGCGCAGTCGAACAGTTCGCGGGCACGGTCGATGGCGAGCTGCTCCACGGCGTCGGAGGGCGCGCACCCCTGATAATAGCGTTTGCCGGGATAGCCTTCGGCATATTTGTTGGTGAGAACGGAGCCCTGCGCATCGAGTACGGCCTGCGAAACGATATTTTCCGACGCAATCAGCTCGATCTGCTTCTGCTCGCGCAACAATTCGCTCTCGAGCGCGCGATGCACGTCGGGGTCGGTCGTCGCGACGGAATCGGAGAAAAAGCCGTCGGGGCGGATGTCTGCGGCGGTGGCCATGTGCGAAATGCCTCTAGCTGAGTTTGTCGACGCGGCGCTGGTGACGCCCGCCTTCGAAGGGGGTGGTCAGAAACGCCTCGACGATCGCCTTGGCCATGTCGGTGCCGATCAGCCGTTCGCCGAGCGCGATCACGTTGGCGTCGTTGTGCTGTCGGGCGAGCGCCGCGCTCAAGGGTTCGGAAACGCGCGCACATCGGCAGGCGGGGTTGCGGTTGACGGCGATCGAAATGCCGATGCCCGACCCACAGATGGCGATGCCGCGTTCGGCATTTCCAGCGGCGATATGGTCGGCGAGCTTGGCGCCATAGTCCGGATAGTCGACGCTGTCGGTATCGACGGGACCAAGGTCGGCGACTTCATGACCCGCCGTGGTCAGCGTGTCGACCAGCAGCGCCTTGAGGGAAAAGCCGGCATGGTCGGAAGCAAGTGCGATTTTCATGATGCGCATTGTTAGCCGCCGCACGCCGCGAGGGCTAGCCAAAGGCCCGCGAAAATTGCACCAGTATCGCCGATGCGACCCTTCGGCCTGCCACCCTGGATCGCGTTGCTCGGATTTGGCGGCCTCCTGCCGCCGCTGGCGTTGATCGTCCTCGGGCAACTCGGCGGTCCCGCTGCCCACTCGATCGAGTTCTGGGGCGTGGTGTATGGCGGTCTGATCCTGACCTTTCTGGGCGGGACATGGTGGGCGTTCGCGAGCCGGTTTCCGCCGCGCAAGCTGCCGACCGGCATCCTGATCCTGTCGGTAATGCCGAGCCTGATCGTGTTCGCGCTGATGGTGATGCTGTTCAGCTTCGCGGCCCTGTCGCCGTTCATCGCCGGGCTGATCGTGGGCGGCCTCATCCTCTTCTCGCCGCTGGTGGACGCATGGATCGCACGGCGTCGCTACACCCCGCGCTGGTGGATGACTTTGCGCGTGCCATTGTCGATCATTCTGGCAGCGTTGACGATCGCCTGCGGCTGGCTGGCCTAGGCCGCGCGCACGTCTCGCAGATTGAGCCGGGCCCAGATTTCCATCAGCCCTTTCACCAGCTCGTCCATCATCGCCTCGGTATGGAAGGGGCCGGGGGTGAAGCGCAACCGCTCGGTCCCGCGCGGGACGGTCGGGAAATTGATGGGCTGAACGTAGCAGCCATATTCGGCCAGCAGGATGTCGCTGATTTCCTTGGCCTTGACCGGATCGCCGACCATCAGCGGGACGATGTGCGTCTCGCTTTCCATCACGGGAAGGCCCGCGACCGCCATCTTTTCCTTGAGCGCGCGGGCCGAGCGCTGCTGCGCGTCGCGTTCGACGGACGATTGCTTGAGATGCTTCACGCTGGCGAGCGCGCCCGCGGTCAGAACCGGCGAGAGCGACGTGGTGAAGATGAACCCCGGCGCGTAGCTGCGGATGCAATCGATGATGGTCCTGTCAGCAGCGACGTAGCCGCCCATTACTCCGAACGCCTTGCCCAGCGTGCCCTCGACCATCGTGACCCGCTCGGCGACGCCGTCGCGCTCCGAGATGCCGCCACCCCGCGCGCCGTACATGCCGACCGCGTGCACCTCGTCGAGATAGGTCAGCGCGCTGAATCGATCGGCCAGATCGCAGATCGCCTCGATCGGGGCGACGTCGCCGTCCATCGAATATACGCTTTCGAACGCAATCAGCTTGGGCGTGTCGGCCGGAATGTCGCGCAGCAGTTCCTCGAGATGCTCGAGATCGTTGTGGCGGAAGATCCGTTTCTCGCATCCCGAATTGCGAATGCCCGCGATCATCGAGGCGTGATTGAGTTCGTCCGAAAGGATGATGCAGCCGGGAAGCAGCTTGCCCAGCGTCGACAATGCCGCCTCGTTCGAGACGTAGCCCGAGGTGAAGAGAAGCGCGGCTTCCTTCTCGTGGAGGTCGGCGAGCTCGGCCTCGAGATGGACGTGGAGATGCGTGTTGCCGCCGATGTTGCGCGTGCCGCCCGAGCCCGCGCCGACGTCGTGCAACGCCTCTTCCATCGCGGCGACGACCTTGTCGTGCTGACCCATCCCCAGATAGTCGTTGGAGCACCAGACCGTGATCGGACGCGGTCCGTTGTGGCCGTGGAAACAGCGCGCGTTGGGATAGGCACCCTTGTTGCGCATGATGTCGATGAAGACGCGGTATCGTCCCTCGTCGTGAAGGCGGTCGATCGCGTTCTTGAAGATGCTCGAATAGTCCATGGGCCTGTGAGGGGAGCCTCTACTAATTCCTTACGCGTGCGTCAAAGGGTCGAAAGGTCGGTGATTCCGAAGCGGGTCAGCGCCTTTGCGAGACCTGGCGTGGCGGGCGCGGTAAGGAGGCCGCGACCCGGGGGGCGGGTCTCGGGCCAGTTCTGGTCCTTCGTCAGATAGGCGATCCGGCGCGCGATGCCCTGTCCCCCGTCGATGAAGGTCACGTCAGGATGCTCCTCGCGCAGCCAGTCGGCGACCAAGGGAAAATGCGTGCAGGCGAGGACGACGGTGTCGAGATTCTCGCCACCCGGCTGATCGAACAGCGGACGGGCGGCGGCGATCACCTCGGCCCGTTCGACGGGTTCGCCCGTTAGCCGACGTTCCGCCAGTTCGACCAGCGTGGCGGAGCCGTGGCGGAGCACGGTGCAGTCGGTCGCAAAATCGCTGGCCAGCGTATCGACATAGGGTTGGCGCACCGTGGCTTCGGTACCCAGCACGCCGATGACCCGGGACCGGCTTTGTTCGGCGGCGGGCTTGATCGCGGGAACGGTGCCGACCACCGGCACGTCGAGCGCGGCCCGGACATGGTCCAGCGCAATTGTGCTGGCGGTGTTGCAGGCAATGGTCACCAGTCTCGGCCGCACTCGTTCGACGAGCCGACCGAGCAGGGCGGGAACCCGCGCGGCGATCTCGGCCTCACTGCGTATTCCGTAGGGAAAGGCCGCGTTGTCGGCTGCATAGACGATCGGCGCCTTCGGCAACCGCTCGCGAGTCGGGTCGAGGATCGACAATCCGCCGATGCCGGAATCGAAGAAGAGAAGGGGGGCGTCGGGCGACATTTGCCGCCCTCCTGCCCGCCCTCTCGTTCGAGTGCAAGAGGCGGGCTACCGGTCTTCGTAGGGCACGACTTCGAACAGATATTCGTTGCCCGCATCGTCCGTGAAACTGACCGTCGCAAATTCGTTTGCCGTGACACGACCGTCCTCGTCCCGGTCCATGAAGGCGAAGATCTCGCGCGCCTCCTTCTCGAACCCCTGGAAGGTCGGGCGACCCGATCGAAAGGAGCTGGTGAGAAACTCGTTCAGTTCGATGGCACCGGAGGAATCGCGGTCGGTCCGAGCGAAGGCGAAGTCGTAAAGGTCTTCACCGGGGGGAGGCGTGAATGCGACGCGATTGGAATATTTGAATGGCTCGCCGCCCGAAAAATCACCCGGCTCTGCAAAATCGCCAAGCTCTGCAGTAAAGAAGGTGCGCGGGACCATCCCTTCGAGAAAAGCCGCTTCATATTCGCCCTTGTCGATCCGGCCGTCTTCATCGCCGTCGAGGATCGTGAACAATGCCTTGCGCCGCCGCATAGACTCGGCAAGGGCGGCGTCCAGATCGAAATGTTTGGGCATTCGGCTTTGGGCCAGACTGCCCACCAGCGAAGCAGGGACGAATTCGTCGCGTTCGATATAGCCCGTTCCGTCGAGGTCGATCCGGGCGAATCCCTCGGCTGCGGCGCCCAGTTCACCGGTCAAGGCATTCTCGACCGCCTCTTCCTGGGTTCCCTGTGCCGACTGGGATGCGGGGGACGATGAGAGAGCGAAAAAGGCGTACGCGCCCGCCGCCAGAATGCCGATTGTCGTCATGATGAGGGTTCCTTTGCGAACAGTCTTGAAGCCAACATGTGTCGGCTCGGTAGTCTGCTGCTCCGGCTGGCCCTCTGCCTCTAGGTCCGGTGAACCGGATACGGTTCGACCGTAGCGGTCGCGATGCAGCCGCGCCGCATCGAGGGAAGTATCGGCGCCAAGCTTCTGGCGAGCGCGCTTGAGGCGCTTTTCGACCGCGTGGTGCGAGATGCCGAGCTCGAGAGCCATCTCCTTGGCGGTCTTGTGATCGAGGATCCCTGCAAGAACTTCGCGTTCGCGGCTCGTCAGCGGGTCGGGGGACGTGGACATTCGCCGATTGTAGGCGAAAGGCGAGCCCAGCGGGAAGGGCGGTCGGACCGTACTTCTCAGAAGAACCAGTGTCCCAATCACCTTGCCAGTCTGGCCCGCACTGCTACCAAGGCCGGACCATGGACGCTTTCCAGACCTACTACTGGCCGCTGCTGATCGGCTACGCGCTGGGATCGATCCCGTTCGGGGTGCTGATCGTGAAGGCCGCGGGGAAGGGCGACCTTCGAAGCGTCGG from Sphingomicrobium sp. XHP0239 encodes:
- the glyA gene encoding serine hydroxymethyltransferase — its product is MATAADIRPDGFFSDSVATTDPDVHRALESELLREQKQIELIASENIVSQAVLDAQGSVLTNKYAEGYPGKRYYQGCAPSDAVEQLAIDRARELFDCAYANVQPHSGAQANGAVNLALIKPGDTILGMSLDAGGHLTHGAKPAQSGKWFDAVQYGVREDDHLIDYDEVARLAKDHRPKLIIAGGSAYPRTIDFERFRDIADSVDAYLHVDMAHFAGLVAAGEHPSPLPHAHVVTTTTHKTLRGPRGGMILTQDESLGKKFNSAVFPGLQGGPLMHVIAAKAVAFGEALRPEFKTYSRQVIRNAQVLCETLKNRGADLISGGTDTHVGLIDLRPLGISGKDADEALERAGITCNKNGVPNDPLPPMKTSGIRVGSPAGTTRGFGEEEFRQIGDMVADVLDGVAKSGGAGDPQIEADVKQRVEVLCDRFPIYPGR
- the nrdR gene encoding transcriptional regulator NrdR encodes the protein MRCPFCTHEASQVKDSRPSEDGAAIRRRRQCEGCGARFTTFERVQLRDLTVVKKDGKREPFEQAKLQASIRHACRKRNISEGQIERLAHSIQRQLETQGDEVPADMIGEAVMDGLKALDDVAYIRFASVYRDFKEAGDFANFAGSVDDE
- a CDS encoding RNA methyltransferase, whose translation is MSDPRPPVVVLVHPQLGQNIGKAARAMLNFGLTEMRLVAPRDGWPNPDAGPAASGADRILDDAKVFDTTADALADCSLVYASTVRRRDLHTPVVTPEEMASEMHAADGRSAILFGPERSGLEGPDVNLAQKIVTVPINPDFGSLNLAQAVILLAYEWSRGAALAQPTRKDAEPIAPVGELNALIGHLDGALMERGYFFPEDRTEATRATIRTLLTKPQWSSREVKALFSIIKGLEKPAR
- a CDS encoding chorismate mutase — translated: MNDIKMPRDCNSMEQVRAGVDHLDRQFVEMLARRFGYMDAAARIKPNREAVRDEARKAEVKAKVDDAARELGVDRALVERIYEDLIETSIAHELIEYDRRDTAR
- the rpiB gene encoding ribose 5-phosphate isomerase B gives rise to the protein MKIALASDHAGFSLKALLVDTLTTAGHEVADLGPVDTDSVDYPDYGAKLADHIAAGNAERGIAICGSGIGISIAVNRNPACRCARVSEPLSAALARQHNDANVIALGERLIGTDMAKAIVEAFLTTPFEGGRHQRRVDKLS
- the rpsD gene encoding 30S ribosomal protein S4, coding for MSKRTSAKYKLDRRMGENVFGRPKSPVNKREYGPGQHGQRRKGKMSDYGLQLRAKQKLKGYYGDVTEKQFKRTFQDASNMKGDTSQNLIGLLERRLDMIVYRAKFAPTIWAARQMVSHGHIRVNGVKCNVASRRCDVGDEISLGEKAKEMALVLEAQSLAERDIPDYVGIDSDHQITFTRVPTLDEVPYPVRMEPNLVVEFYSR
- a CDS encoding EF-hand domain-containing protein — protein: MSTSPDPLTSREREVLAGILDHKTAKEMALELGISHHAVEKRLKRARQKLGADTSLDAARLHRDRYGRTVSGSPDLEAEGQPEQQTTEPTHVGFKTVRKGTLIMTTIGILAAGAYAFFALSSSPASQSAQGTQEEAVENALTGELGAAAEGFARIDLDGTGYIERDEFVPASLVGSLAQSRMPKHFDLDAALAESMRRRKALFTILDGDEDGRIDKGEYEAAFLEGMVPRTFFTAELGDFAEPGDFSGGEPFKYSNRVAFTPPPGEDLYDFAFARTDRDSSGAIELNEFLTSSFRSGRPTFQGFEKEAREIFAFMDRDEDGRVTANEFATVSFTDDAGNEYLFEVVPYEDR
- the hemA gene encoding 5-aminolevulinate synthase, with protein sequence MDYSSIFKNAIDRLHDEGRYRVFIDIMRNKGAYPNARCFHGHNGPRPITVWCSNDYLGMGQHDKVVAAMEEALHDVGAGSGGTRNIGGNTHLHVHLEAELADLHEKEAALLFTSGYVSNEAALSTLGKLLPGCIILSDELNHASMIAGIRNSGCEKRIFRHNDLEHLEELLRDIPADTPKLIAFESVYSMDGDVAPIEAICDLADRFSALTYLDEVHAVGMYGARGGGISERDGVAERVTMVEGTLGKAFGVMGGYVAADRTIIDCIRSYAPGFIFTTSLSPVLTAGALASVKHLKQSSVERDAQQRSARALKEKMAVAGLPVMESETHIVPLMVGDPVKAKEISDILLAEYGCYVQPINFPTVPRGTERLRFTPGPFHTEAMMDELVKGLMEIWARLNLRDVRAA
- a CDS encoding DUF3429 domain-containing protein, yielding MRPFGLPPWIALLGFGGLLPPLALIVLGQLGGPAAHSIEFWGVVYGGLILTFLGGTWWAFASRFPPRKLPTGILILSVMPSLIVFALMVMLFSFAALSPFIAGLIVGGLILFSPLVDAWIARRRYTPRWWMTLRVPLSIILAALTIACGWLA
- the murI gene encoding glutamate racemase; the encoded protein is MSPDAPLLFFDSGIGGLSILDPTRERLPKAPIVYAADNAAFPYGIRSEAEIAARVPALLGRLVERVRPRLVTIACNTASTIALDHVRAALDVPVVGTVPAIKPAAEQSRSRVIGVLGTEATVRQPYVDTLASDFATDCTVLRHGSATLVELAERRLTGEPVERAEVIAAARPLFDQPGGENLDTVVLACTHFPLVADWLREEHPDVTFIDGGQGIARRIAYLTKDQNWPETRPPGRGLLTAPATPGLAKALTRFGITDLSTL
- a CDS encoding M61 family metallopeptidase; the protein is MMKKLLCGSGLFALSIGSAHAQVAYELDLAKAEWQRGEVTAVFPDPDGATLDVKMPAWRTGRYTIIDQANGVRDFAATGADGRALGWEKVDKSTWRIDARGQGPIKVSYRIHADQLGDRLRHFDDSHAYFNAAGIFVYADETRDEPITVALEVPQNWQSWSGLDRTGPHSFSAPDYDVFADDPIETGLSERVTFEADGIDYALVRWGGGNLDLAAAQRDLAAIGRASQEIWDGYPFENYLYIVHATDDVGGATEYARSTIMQRPRNSFAGGGYRSFLTTAAHELIHAWNVKGYRAAGMNPYDYQTENYTDLLWLTEGSTSYFSYLMMAWADLVSVEETLGTLEGQMRSNALTPGREVQSLRQASMDEWIGAPGDMSYNDSISIYREGAIASMLLDLEMIARTNGRVSYRDVHQRLWERFQAGDGAFTSNEVKAILRELTGSDWNDWWAAHIDSPLLPDYAAALAPVGLQLSQTRSAGATTGWQVRQGNAGATVGAVPRGGAAWDAGFRSGDVIVTIDGEEATPEILDGLSERSPGTSVGVGYLRRGERSEKILTLGAPTVLPGIEAVANPTADQARLFEAWMLKPHPNAS